The Maylandia zebra isolate NMK-2024a linkage group LG1, Mzebra_GT3a, whole genome shotgun sequence DNA segment TTATGCCATTCATTCTCCTGTAAGCATTCGTCGCATGTAAGACTTTAAGCATATGCGAACACCGCCGATGACTAGACTTTAAGTTAATATTTTTacgttttatttgtatattttacaaCTTAAAAAATACACGGGGGTGTGGAAAAAACACGTTTGAGAAAACGTAACAAGTTAAACTTGTAGCTGCAAGCACAGTGCCCACCATGAGTATACAGTAAAGAAATTTATCGACGGTTCCTAAGCAAACGTCACCGCATTTGCTaagaggagaggagacattGTGCCTCACTGCCGCGCACAACCAATTTCGGAAAACACGGTGACTGAGCGTACGGTCTTCATTCGCCGAGATCGTGTCTGTAGCGTATCCAGCTTCAGAATTTCTATGCCGAAGCGCTACGCAAATACGGCAGATAGTAAATTGTGTCGAAACTGATTAAGTAGGACTAAAAGAAACTTGAAATTTCGCCGACAGTCAACGTTTTGCAGGCATGTAGGCGCTGTCTCTCTCTTGCTGGCTGTAGCCCTGCCGTATcccctccccctctctcccAAACACCGAGCTTGTAAGGCTATCGGTTTTCGGTGAGCTGACCGCTTTCGCTAGTCAGATGGCTGACGTTGACTTCAGTTCTAGCTTCAAAGTTATGTGGAAAGCAAGTTACCCTCTGCTTCGTGCAGACTGACAGTTAAATGTTAGAGAAAAAACCGGAACATATCAGTTTGTCACAGCCGGGTCTTCGTTAACAGCCCTCAGTAAACGGGAGTCTAAGTAAAACATTAGACGAGCAAAACATACTGGCTACCTGACGTTACCCTTGCCGTTGGGTAGAAGACGTCGAAAAGAAAACAGCCATGCCTAATCGCATCAGATAACGCGGCAACACAGTCGGTGGCTTAGTTTGTAGCGTACGGGGTACCGGTACAATTGGGGCAGTTGAATTAAGTTTCATGGTCAGTAATTAATTTGGCTATGCTAGGTGGTTAGCTCAAGAAGAACACCAGCTAGCCAACAAGCTAACACTTCGCACAGCTAATGCAAATGTCGCATAAACGGCAAGTTAAGCTAGAAGTtgcaaaaatgattttttttcctcccagccAAAACTACTTATCTGTCCGTTACGTTACTTTGACATCACCCCGATCCAGCAATAAAAATCAGTTGTAGCAAGAACAAACTGTGATCAAAAATACATGTTGTCAGGTTAGCCTGTAAGCTAGTTCATGGTCGCCGCTCTTAGATTGCTAACCTAACCAGCGACTTGGTTCCACTGACTTGTCGACACTGCAAGTTAACGCAACCGCAAATAAACTCCCACACTATTCTGCTATAACACTAAACTACACCAGCAACAGAAAGTAATCCGCGTTGGCTCACTATTTGGAGACTAGACAAGGTTATTTAGTAGCTAACTGATTGCTATGTTAGCACAACAACCAACCCCCCTCATCACTACAGACTCTCCGGCTAGCCAGCTAACACCACTTTAACTTACCTCGGGGAACCGCCACCAGCAACAACTTGACCCACCAGTGGAAGGGATCTCGACCAACACGCCGCTACTCGTGCATTCACCCGACAGTGGAAAAAAAGCGAAGTTTTAAGAAGTAGCCGTAATTGGAAATGTGGAAAATCAAACTGGCCGTAGTGGCTACGTCGCTaacaacagtgtgtgtgtgaagcgcTGTTCCTTGAACATAGAGGTGTGTCTATTGGGAAGGGCGGGTTGGTCTCCTCCCAGTTTGAACCGGGATTGGTCAGCACtacagaatgaaaacaaatacagTTAAGGCTGTGGGCCAGGCCTGTACCATACCTTTGGTTAAAGGCGTCTATGGTCATGCCAAGTGCAGGGTCATCAGCATGCCATGGACGGCAGCACGCCTTCCATGGCATTACGTGTACGGCACAATATACTGAATTCAACAGATAAGCTCAGTAACTTTCTTGTCAGTTACAATGACTAACGTATACAGTTAGTGCATTTAATAAGTATTTATTTGCACTGATATTTAGGCTTATATATGTATTATTCTACAACTGATTCTGATATGACACCACACATGTGTTGATAAAATAAGATATGGCTAGTAAGTGTACCTTAGAGCTAAATAATTTAATTGCACATACTGATCTCCAAGGATGAGGACATATTTACATACTCACAATTAAAATACCTGTATAACCCTCCTACTTGCTGTTCTCTGCCTCATTGTTAAAACCACCCTGGAGATTTTTCTAATACCACTGATCTTATTATTAGACCTAGGACCTTGATTAGtgctcctggaaaaaaaattttttttctatttttctttggcATCAGTAGAGATTgattaaggggaaaaaagtggCTTCTTTTCACAAAATCTCCTACAACAGCTAGGAAATCGATCCAATACCAGTACAGCTTTCATCAAATAATAATTCATGCTTTATTCATATTGGCAAACAAACACAGTTGAAAGGCCTTATAATAGATTAATAAAATAGAActgtaaaaaggaaaaattattAGAAAcatggttaataataataactacttAGCAACATATTTATGTTATTCTAAAAACATAGATAGAGGATAGAGGAATTAAGAAAATTCTATGCAAtctatttcttttccctttGACAGTATTTTGTGTGATCTCACTTTAATGTGGGAATCTGAAACAGCTCAAAATACACACTGGAATCATTTGTGTGATTCTATCTCTAAATGTCCAAAGGAAACGAATGAGGTGCTCCCTAATGTGACAGATAACTCCAGATGCAGGATCAGCAAAGgagcattttctgaagaaatatGCTGAAAGTTGTCAAAATCACTCCTGTTGCCAGAGATGAGGCCTGATATGGAGCTGCAGTGGAAGAGAGATGAGGTCAGTGAGTTAAGTTTACAGTTAACACTGTGCACTtattaacatttaaacattaaaagcaAGATTATATAATTGAATATGGTAatattttacacatttgcctaacAAGTGAAAGATCACCAGTTTGACACTTGGAAGGGATACAAATCTCTTTGGGACTCCTTAAAGAAGGTAGAGAGGGGCGGATCAATCAAAAATATTGATAGTATTGATTCCAACACTTGTATCGGTGTAAGGTTGACACTAGTGTGATAGGatcgatactttgtttctatccttCAAGTTCAGTATGCAGCCCACTGAACTGTTTTatggaaatgaaaaaatgtaCATCAAACATGCAACttgaaaaactttaaaatctttttatgtTGACTCTCacactttttttatttagagcctgtagcacatttaaacaacagaagttgaCCCAAAGTACTTCAGACACAggaacatttacattttcttaattaaatgtattaaaaacgATGGAAATATTAAAAGTTGACCAACGCTTAATTAAATGTATAATTTGCATAGCCTGTAAAGCACTTTTGTCATCTTTGACTTGAGTGTGACCTACATGTTTTAATTTGCTTATATTTAGGCACCTGGCCAGGAATGAATAAGCCAGTGGCCCTGAAATAAGCCACTGCTCATTACTTTCCTGAAAATCAAAACCACTGTTGCAGGAAACCCAAAAGGTTAAAACtgacttttattttcattaatattGTCTTTTACATGTTAGTGaattaatgtttaaaaacagaGGAGAGGTTAAGtcttgtttaaaataaattgtCTTACCACTTCCTGCGGTGTTATGGACAGCTGTAGTAGTTGCAGCTGTAACAGCTGGAGTTGCTGATGTACTTGCAGTATTGGTTGTGATACTGGTTGCAGTAGTTGCAGCTGTAACAGCTGGAGTTGCTGATGTACTTGCAGTATTGGTTGTGATACTGGTTGCAGTAGTTGCAGCTGTAACAGCTGGAGTTGCTGATGTACTTGCAGTATTGGTTGTACGAGTAGTTGTAACTGTGGCTGTAGTAGCGGTTGTTACATTAGTACTTGTTGTATTTGCTGCGGTTGTTGTGTTTGCCAcggctgttgtggttggagcaggaGTGGTGAGCACAAGGCTCACAGGTCCTGATTTGACTGTGTAGCTGCTGGTGAACACACTGCCAACCAGGGTGCTCTGACTCCTGGAGCTGGTACATAGATTTGGGCACAACAGAGAGGGCATGGTGGTAATGCACAGATTGACTGTGCACTGGACATAcagctgtaaacacaaaaagcCACACTTAGCAGTGTTCAGATTAAAGTATTTCACACTATCGCCACATAGAGCACTACAGCTGTTTACGAAGCATTAATACTGGAACAATTCTAAAGCACAATCAAGACAAATTGCTCAGAACAAGCCAGCCACCACACATGATGTGTGCAGTGGTCAGTACATTTCCATAGCATGCTTGATAGCACTTACTGATtagtaaaattaatttaaaatctgCAATTTGCTTTAGAGGTATTTGGTAACTAATCAACATATTGTTCAAACATTGAGCAGATGATGGTGCTAGCTACATAAAACAAAGTCTCATGGAAATCTGTTTGGCCCAGTGGGATAGAACCAGCTACACcaacatttaatttttatttatttatttgtttatttttgcatctgagaatgtaataaatttaaaaaagcggAAAACAGCAGATGTGCAACTGAACAGGAGAAAAATTGTAGGGATTTCCCTAAAACTGGCTTCCAAACTAAAAATatcaactttattttaaaacataaataaggtaaaacatacataaaaataaatcgtaattttaatttaaacacaATGTTTTTTGGAAAGCTTGTAAAATTCATTTTTCAAATGCTAGAACTGTTAATTAAGTAAACAGTTATTATGAGTTATTATGACTCCCGTGGCTACAACACACTACAAAACTCACAGGGGCTTGCATCACTTTTAAGGAGCACCTCATTTGTCAACTTCCCACTCGACCATCACAAatttgtttgaaaacaaaactgagggcAAAAATACACTCTTAATAGGAATCATGAAAAACATCATGCCACTATTGCTCTCAGATAAGTATTTGAAGGGAAAACACCAGggctgttttaaatgtttttctagcACCGTTTTTGTGAAGCCccctttttaaaattcaattatCTAGAAAACTACTTGAGCTAGATCCTTTCACCTGACTTGAACTGCACTAAATAATATCATCCTCCTTGTATCTGACTAGTTGTAAACAAAATATCACCCCCTGCGTACAAAACGGTGGTTTCTGCTGGAATACAAATCAGCTGTCGGAGATCAGACATCCAAATATTTAAGGGACTTCAAGCATCCTTCATGCTCTCCTAGCTTGAGCTGCGTTCCTAAGTGTTCTTAGAGACAGAAATTGTGAAAAAAGCTAACTCAAGTAGTTTTTAGAAAATTTTCTAAAACAGCCACAGTAATGCTGAAATTTTGCATAATGCCGTTTAAGAAATGTATCTTTAACATTGATTTGATGAATTGACATTGAATGACCCTGAAtactttttgtattttgctggTCAAAATGATTTCTTTCTCAGTTTCAACTTTTATTTGAAACAAGCCTTTGGTACACAGAAAGAGTACAGCAAAGTGACACTTatgcttatgtgtgtgttatatgACATCACTTACAGTTGTTCCATTGGTCTGTATTGTACTCAAATCAAGGCGGTAAACCCTGGAATTATTTTGGGTAGTAATAATCTCTAAGGTGTTGCTGGATGCCAAGCACCTGAAAGAGAGAAATGCGACTGCTATTTCAGTTTGTATGATATGCTTCATGTACTGAAAACAACATTTCTTTGAGAAGATTTTCTAAGAGCATCTGTCCTCTCCAAAGTGGtaactttgaaaaaatgacaggACACAAGCTGAATGTTACTGACCCTTGTTCTAGAATAGGACGGCTTATTGCAAAGTCCTCAGTCTCAGACTCGATGCAGTCGTTTACTATCATCTCGGCTCGAACCACACTGCAATTGGACCTGACGTAGAGGTCCAGTTGTTTGATCCTGGATCCACTTTCTTCACTTACACTGGTACTGTTACTGCAGTTGCTTCCTGTTTCCGAGTCAACAGCTCTACGCACTCTTTGTGGTGAGTTGACGTTAGAGCGAAACGTGGGATTTCTGGTGAATTGTGCCAGGGGCCCTGTTCCTGGGAGGTAAAATTCAATCCAAACACGAAACTCACCAAAGGTCTCTTTCTCTGTGGGCATCTCAATTGAAGCATTTGGGCCCTTGACCTGGACTCCTGGGATGCGGCAGGCCAAAGGCAGGATAAGTAAGGGCTGGCGGCTAATCATAGAGTAGGGACGCACGGTTTTCAAGGTGTTGGTGTAAACCAGCTCTGGGCCCGAGTGCTGGGAAAAATTGAGaatgagaaaagagaaaatgaaaatccAAACAAATAATCTATCACTGCAAAATATCTTATCGTTTGAGAAATCATTTTTAATATAAGGCCAGAAAATCTATTTTGAATAAAAGGTTTCCAATAAGTTTCATCTTCTGTGTAACCAGATGACAGAGCTTCAAataagggaaattatttttttaagaaaagacaGATAAGTTAAACTCTTGGTCTACTGCAGGTGACTCTGTGACACTGCTCGCTGGAAAGTTTATTTTAACACCTCAGTTTTTACATATCGTCTCCCTCCTTTATAGCCTGAAGCAAACATGAGAAGGATTTCTCTTATTCTCTGATGACTACTTAATTAAACTTTACAGCCTTCTTTTTTTATCCCACTATAATTTCACTGAACAGCATTATCCAGCCTTACAGCACTAATATTACACAGCATGGATGTGTCTTGATAGATGGAGGcaaattctttttcttttagctgAACAGAGGTCAAGTCCAGTAGGCAATATATATTAGGCTAGAGGACATTTATGTGTGCTGAAAGAGCAATCTGCTGGGGGTTAAAGCTACATTACGCTGGAATTGTTACTGAATGATATGACTGTTTAATGTCTTACATTTGATTCAGTCCATACGGAGGTACAATCACAAGGCTACAGCCCTTAGGCTGCATGTTTGAGCCTAAATCTCTGAACTCTTCTTACAAGCTTAACTCAGAGTGAACATTCTCAGAGCTGACTGAGCTAATTCAGCTAAGCTTTATTTCACCATTTTGATATTCATCAACTCATAGTTCATAGTTATTGATTCGTTACTTAGTTAAAACTGCTTTCTAAAGACTCCTGAAACACATCTATACAAGGAGAAAGGAAACCACATGGTGTCAGCAAAGACAAGAGTTTCAGTTTACGTTAAGCTGCTCTTTAAATACTGCTGTGATTCCTTTCTTGAATAAAAGCCtttcatattaaaataaaagaagaaagccACAGCTACCAAAAAAGTAAAGGAAGACATAATTGCGTAGTATTTTACCACAGTCTTTGTGCCACAGCCGTCCAAGGAGATGGTTGCAGTCACATGTGTGTTGTTGTAGTTGACGGGGCAGGTGGGGCTGTTAAGCTGGAGTTCGGCAAGGTTGATGTTTGTGAGCGAGGTGATGGGGAGCACCAGAGTCATCTCTGTCTTCTCACACTTCAGTTCTGACCAGGAGCAGAAGGTTAATTATTGATAATAACTCACGCAACCACACTTATCACACTCAAAATCACCTGAATCTCACACACAAGACCTGAATTTCTACCTGTTCCAGCAGGTAATGTTCTGGTTTCCCctgaaaaagtttgaaaaggAACATGTAAGCAGTGAGTATTTTCAGATAAAACCCTGCTGTAAAGAAAGAAGTTGTTTTGCCAGATATTTCTAAGCAAGCTCTTACTTTGGTATAGCCACACACATCTTGGCTCTGACTGTAAACTGACAGGATAAAACATTCAGATCAGACAGGTTCATCTGAAGCGCATATATGCAAATGTATAAATACAGGTTTAATAAAGCATCAGCTGACCTCTTGGTATTTGCAGCAAAGCAGATGGGCAACAGATGAGTCAGGTTGTTTTCAGAGCGGATCCAGGCCATGGACATAGTGGCCAGGGGGCCGACTGATGTGAAGCCAGTCCTGTAGAGGTCAGGGGGCCCAACCACGGCAAACTCTAAAACACTGTAAATATTGAGAGAAACCTTTAATAATGTTTGATTCACCTAAAAATACTTCACACCTCTCGCACTTCTTGCAAAGCCACACAGGCACAATAATTCTTCACCCTCGCAACCCTCAATAAACAGGAaggaatatatttttttagtaaaaTGCAAcggaaatatataaaatgaaatgtaaGAAAATCCACTTGGTACAAATAGAATATATACCAACTGAATGAATTTCATTTGACCAAACCATTATATTAACACTCCCCACCAGAGTCCTAGATttaatctgggactctccaccatttgaccttagaagtgaagaagcttctcggatgagaggtgaaacgtcttcaagcaacttaaagaagtccagacgcttttctttgcaagctcctttgactacgatgacctggatgactgagaaccttcacagacatccatatatatgcacacacaagcAGACTCTTATATAACTTTTCTATACAAGTATATTTGTACATGTACATATGCACATTCCTATACATGCATAAGCAGCAAAAACGCAGCAacagcaacagaaaataaaagaataaaccATGTTGGGATGTTTAAAAAGCAGTGGGAGGGATGGCAAAGGAAGAGCCACCAGGACTCACCTCTCCTCCTCCGACCTATAGTCAGTGTTGATTTTCTCCTCCTGGTACGGCAGAAGAAACAGCACAGAGTCATCTTTTGGGGTCCTGTCTATGGCCACTGGTTCATCAGAGCAACTAAAATATGACTCTTCCACTGGaaagacaaaatgaaaccatttAT contains these protein-coding regions:
- the LOC101483982 gene encoding uncharacterized protein LOC101483982: MLDRFKMHILLLGLALLMLGLASDASSLGLTVHVVPLDSDGGKTVRAHFTVIAPSPCPSLSELCAPGEDCLVHTTPLPFTGTKPSDWCVRQWQKTVPSDYRATISLGSGTEFFVSINAGPVIRANSGRLNHPAFVALPPPLRARVNCPHDFHLSVKDLDGDKVRCRFASSDKGECVSCTQHSFIELDGEKCILSFTGQAPAGQYFIYLMVEDLIPSPRVNHATDLPLSSVPVHLSLTVEESYFSCSDEPVAIDRTPKDDSVLFLLPYQEEKINTDYRSEEESVLEFAVVGPPDLYRTGFTSVGPLATMSMAWIRSENNLTHLLPICFAANTKSLQSEPRCVWLYQRETRTLPAGTELKCEKTEMTLVLPITSLTNINLAELQLNSPTCPVNYNNTHVTATISLDGCGTKTVHSGPELVYTNTLKTVRPYSMISRQPLLILPLACRIPGVQVKGPNASIEMPTEKETFGEFRVWIEFYLPGTGPLAQFTRNPTFRSNVNSPQRVRRAVDSETGSNCSNSTSVSEESGSRIKQLDLYVRSNCSVVRAEMIVNDCIESETEDFAISRPILEQGCLASSNTLEIITTQNNSRVYRLDLSTIQTNGTTLYVQCTVNLCITTMPSLLCPNLCTSSRSQSTLVGSVFTSSYTVKSGPVSLVLTTPAPTTTAVANTTTAANTTSTNVTTATTATVTTTRTTNTASTSATPAVTAATTATSITTNTASTSATPAVTAATTATSITTNTASTSATPAVTAATTTAVHNTAGSAPYQASSLATGVILTTFSIFLQKMLLC